AGATCGTGTGCCTCGGGCCGCACTTGGCCAGTCGCGCTCTCGCCCGTGGCCCCCCGCGTGCGCCTGGCCGCCTGTTCTCCTCTGCTCGCGGCCACAAGCCCAAAGTGGGTTCCCGTCGAACGAACGGTGCCTACCAAAACACACGGCTGGAACAAAATATCCCCCACGAAAACAAACGGCGAGCCAACCGCAACCACCACTCGGCACCGGCTGGCCTGCGGCGCGCGCCATGGCTGCCGTGACCAGCACCGCCTTCCTctgcccggccgccggcggcctctcCCCCTCGCCGCCCTTCAGGCGCAAtcccggcagcagcagcagccgcaggaggctgcagctgcaggtcTGCCACTGCCGCCCTGCTCGGTACACAACCTCTATCCACTAGCTCCGCACGCGGACCTCACAACCGGCACAATTCAGCAACACCAGCACGTGACGCGGCGGCCTGCACTTGTTTGGTTGTGGGCAGGGTAGAGGGGCTGGACCGGAGGGAGGCCTTGCTCGGCGtcgccctctccgccgccgcgccggcgctctTCGCCCCCGCGGCTGCTCTGGCGGCCGAGGCCACCGGTACTGCAGGGTCCATGTCCTCAGCTCTCGTCGCGCTGCTGTGTGTGTTCCTGGCGTTCTAGCGATCGATGCTTACTTTGTTCAGTTTGGTTCTGCCGGTAAGAGTTGCAGGAGGGCTTCACCACGTACGAGGATGAGGCCAACAAGTTCAGCATTGTGGTTCCACAAGGCACGTAGCAATCGTAATTGTTTTCCTTCATCGATCAGTAGGATCGAGCGTCTTATCTAGCTCGAGTTATCCGATGCAAAAGGAGCCAAATTCAGTCCACCAGTTGTCAGAATTAGGTGGCAACTGGCAAGCAAGAGCAAGCAGTGTGACTGTGTGAGTAACCGCAGCTCTGCTTGTGTGGCAGGCTGGCTGATCGGCGCCGGCGAGTCCAGCGGCATCAAGTCCGTCACGGCGTTCTACCCCGAGCAGGCCGCCGACTCCAACGGTACGCCTGCTTCTTCCACCTTGTGCCGGCAGTCAGCTGCCACGCGATGCGACAGATCCTTAAAAACCATTGGCGTCGTCCTTGTGAATTCACTAGCACCTGTTCTGCCACTCTCTCAGTCAGCGTCGCGATCACCGGCATCGGGCCGGACTTCACCAGCCTCAAGTCCTTCGGCGATGTCGACGCCTTCGCCGAGGGCCTGGTACGCGCTCGGCCGACCCTGAAGTCTGAACACTGAATTCTTTCCTATCAACTCGCGCTCTGAATCCCTGATGGCAATCCTTGCGTTGTTGAGAAGGTGAACGGCCTGGACAGGAGCTGGCAGAGGCCGCCGGGGCTCGCCGCGAAGCTCATCGATTCCAAGGCGGCAAACGGTACCTCTTCAGAATCGCGTGCAGCTTTAGTCACAGAGGTAACGCGTCACCTCTGACCTTCTGAACCTCTGAACCTGACCGTGCACGCTGCAGGTCTGTACTACGTGGAGTACACGCTGCAGAAccccggcgagcggcggcggcacatcCTCTCTGCAATCGGGATGGCGTTCAACGGCTGGTACAACCGCCTCTACACGGTGACAGGCCAGGTGAGTAGAACCCCTATGGCATCATCACCTGCTTGACTTGACCGAACGCTTCAGCAGCCGGAATCACACGCTAAGCTTAGTTACCCCGATGTGTAGTACATCGACGACGAGGAGTCGGAGAAGTTCAGGCCTCAGATTGAGAAGGTGAGCTCCATCATGAATTCTGCCCTCTTTCTGCCATTGATGAACGCTGAATTGTGGGTTTTTGTTTCTTCAACCGTTTTGCAGGCGGTTCGATCGTTCAGGCTGACATGAGAGTGCTTCGCACTGTGTAGCATTCAGAGATGCACGGTATGCAGGTGGACGCCTGTAAATTGACCAACTCGTCTTCCACAttattaagtttttttttaagcaAGTCTCACGGTATGTTGgaaagtacattgctacacctcaACAATCCCATAGATCGTCTCAT
The genomic region above belongs to Setaria italica strain Yugu1 chromosome VI, Setaria_italica_v2.0, whole genome shotgun sequence and contains:
- the LOC101754517 gene encoding psbP domain-containing protein 3, chloroplastic; this encodes MAAVTSTAFLCPAAGGLSPSPPFRRNPGSSSSRRRLQLQVCHCRPARVEGLDRREALLGVALSAAAPALFAPAAALAAEATELQEGFTTYEDEANKFSIVVPQGWLIGAGESSGIKSVTAFYPEQAADSNVSVAITGIGPDFTSLKSFGDVDAFAEGLVNGLDRSWQRPPGLAAKLIDSKAANGLYYVEYTLQNPGERRRHILSAIGMAFNGWYNRLYTVTGQYIDDEESEKFRPQIEKAVRSFRLT